A stretch of Arachis hypogaea cultivar Tifrunner chromosome 15, arahy.Tifrunner.gnm2.J5K5, whole genome shotgun sequence DNA encodes these proteins:
- the LOC112750234 gene encoding peroxisomal adenine nucleotide carrier 1, which produces MNVDLESLAEATSGAIGSLLSTTILYPLDTCKTKYQAEARSHGRQRYKNLSDVLLEAIANRQVLSLYQGLGTKNLQSFISQFVYFYGYSYFKRMYLEKSGYKSIGTRANLLIAAAAGACTAVVTQPLDTASSRMQTSDFGKSKGLLHTLTEGTWSDAFDGLSISLLLTSNPAIQYTVFDQLKQRALKNKQNKDDKASLSAFMAFVLGAISKSVATCLTYPAIRCKVIIQSANSEEANTKKEIKKQQKTISAVLYGIWKAEGILGYFKGLKAQILKTVLSSALLLMIKEKISATTWVLILAIRRFLLLPSPRVKNL; this is translated from the exons aTGAACGTGGATCTGGAGTCGCTGGCGGAGGCCACTTCCGGTGCCATTGGATCACTCTTGAGCACCACCATCCTCTACCCTCTCGACACCTGCAAGACCAAGTATCAAGCTGAGGCTCGTTCCCATGGCCGCCAAAGATACAA GAATCTCTCTGATGTGTTATTGGAGGCAATAGCAAATCGCCAGGTGCTTTCGCTTTACCAGGGCCTCGGAACAAAGAATCTCCAGTCCTTCATTTCACAGTTTGTCTACTTCTATGGTTATAGCTACTTTAAAAGAATGTATCTGGAAAAGAGTGGATACAAGTCTATCGGAACAAGAGCAAACTTGCTAATTGCTGCTGCTGCTGGGGCTTGCACAGCTGTTGTGACTCAG CCCCTGGATACAGCTTCTTCAAGGATGCAGACAAGTGACTTTGGAAAGTCTAAAGGGCTATTGCACACCCTTACCGAAGGCACCTGGAGTGATGCTTTCGATGGCCTCAGCATTTCCTTGTTACTGACCTCTAATCCTGCAATTCAG TATACAGTGTTTGACCAGCTGAAACAACGAGCACTGAagaataaacaaaacaaagatgATAAAGCATCCCTTTCTGCATTTATGGCGTTTGTTTTGGGTGCGATTTCCAAGAGTGTGGCTACCTGTTTAACTTATCCGGCCATCAG GTGCAAAGTCATCATTCAATCTGCAAACTCAGAGGAAGCAAACACCAAAAAAGAGATTAAGAAACAACAGAAAACAATCTCTGCAGTACTCTATGGAATTTGGAAAGCAGAGGGCATATTGGGATATTTCAAAGGATTGAAGGCTCAGATTTTAAAAACCGTTTTGAGCTCAGCACTCCTCCTAATGATCAAGGAAAAGATTTCTGCCACCACTTGGGTTCTTATACTTGCAATTAGAAGGTTTCTATTACTTCCTAGCCCTAGGGTAAAAAACTTGTAA